A genome region from Phocoena sinus isolate mPhoSin1 chromosome 16, mPhoSin1.pri, whole genome shotgun sequence includes the following:
- the ZNF22 gene encoding zinc finger protein 22 has protein sequence MRLGKPKGGISRSSSQGKVYENQRKTGRQRQRWGMTVRFESSLSRLRRSLDEKPYKCVECEKSFSQSSTLFQHQKIHTGKKSHKCADCGKSFFQSSNLIQHRRIHTGEKPYKCDECGERFKQSSNLIQHQRIHTGEKPYQCDECGRCFSQSSHLIQHQRTHTGEKPYQCSECGKCFSQSSHLRQHMKVHKEEKPRKTRGKNIRAKTHLVSSWKAGKGRKSVAGLR, from the coding sequence ATGCGGTTAGGAAAACCTAAGGGAGGTATATCTCGGAGCTCGAGCCAAGGAAAAGTCTATGAGAACCAGCGCAAAACAGGCCGGCAGCGGCAGAGATGGGGAATGACTGTTCGCTTTGAATCAAGCTTGAGTAGACTGAGAAGAAGCTTGGATGAGAAGCCTTATAAATGTGTCGAATGTGAAAAGAGTTTCAGTCAGAGCTCAACTCTTTTTCAACACCAGAAGATCCATACTGGAAAGAAATCCCATAAATGTGCTGATTGTGGAAAAAGTTTCTTTCAGAGTTCTAATCTCATTCAGCATCGACGGATCCATACTGGGGAAAAGCCCTACAAATGTGATGAGTGTGGAGAAAGGTTTAAACAGAGCTCAAATCTCATTCAGcaccagagaattcatactggagaaaaaccctatcAGTGTGATGAATGTGGCCGATGTTTCAGCCAGAGTTCCCACCTCATTCAGCATCAGAGAACCCACACAGGGGAGAAACCCTACCAGTGCAGTGAGTGTGGCAAATGCTTCAGCCAGAGCTCTCATCTTAGGCAGCACATGAAGGTGCACAAAGAAGAGAAGCCTCGTAAAACCCGGGGCAAAAATATTAGGGCAAAAACTCACTTAGTATCATCTTGGAAAGCTGGTAAAGGAAGGAAGTCAGTGGCTGGTCTCCGCTAA